A genomic stretch from Primulina huaijiensis isolate GDHJ02 chromosome 14, ASM1229523v2, whole genome shotgun sequence includes:
- the LOC140956626 gene encoding peroxidase 4-like, with product MVSFSSVIMLFNITTICWLVVISAFSVGGVSAQLSTGYYTKSCPKVFDVVESVVKSAVAKERRMGASILRLHFHDCFVQGCDGSILLDDTSSFTGEKTAVPNINSVRGFNVIDDIKSKVESVCPGVVSCADILAIAARDSVVLLGGPNWDVKVGRRDSLTASLSSANSGVIPPPTSTLSNLVNRFQARGLSAKDMVVLSGAHTIGQARCTSFRNRIYNETNIDPSFARTRQANCPSRNGVGDNNLAPLDLKTPTTFDNDYYQLLLVKKGLLHSDQILYNGGSTDSLVETYSKNPKAFNDDFVAAMIRMGDISPLTGGSNSQIRKNCRRVN from the exons ATGGTTTCCTTTTCTTCAGTAATAATGCTTTTTAATATTACCACAATATGTTGGTTAGTCGTCATATCTGCATTTTCAGTGGGAGGCGTCTCCGCTCAACTGTCAACTGGTTATTACACAAAATCATGTCCGAAGGTGTTCGACGTGGTGGAATCGGTGGTTAAGTCCGCCGTGGCAAAGGAACGTCGCATGGGTGCCTCAATTCTCCGCCTGCACTTCCATGATTGCTTTGTCCAA GGGTGCGATGGATCGATACTTCTGGATGACACATCTTCTTTCACTGGGGAGAAAACTGCTGTTCCAAACATTAACTCAGTGAGGGGTTTCAACGTAATTGATGATATCAAGTCCAAGGTCGAGTCTGTGTGTCCTGGGGTCGTCTCATGTGCCGATATTCTCGCTATCGCCGCGAGAGATTCTGTTGTACTG CTCGGAGGACCGAATTGGGACGTTAAAGTCGGAAGAAGGGATTCCTTAACAGCAAGCCTTTCATCTGCGAACAGCGGTGTGATTCCTCCCCCCACTTCTACTCTTTCCAACCTCGTCAATAGATTCCAAGCTAGGGGTCTCTCAGCAAAGGATATGGTAGTCTTGTCGG GAGCACACACCATTGGACAAGCAAGATGTACATCGTTTAGAAACAGGATATACAACGAAACCAACATTGATCCATCCTTTGCAAGAACAAGACAAGCCAATTGCCCTAGTCGGAATGGGGTTGGAGACAACAACTTGGCCCCTCTCGACCTTAAAACACCAACAACATTTGACAACGATTACTACCAACTTCTTCTGGTGAAGAAAGGACTCTTGCATTCTGACCAAATACTCTACAACGGTGGATCCACCGATTCgcttgtcgaaacatatagcaAGAACCCTAAAGCTTTTAACGATGATTTTGTTGCAGCAATGATAAGAATGGGTGACATCAGTCCTCTTACTGGAGGATCAAACAGCCAGATAAGGAAGAATTGTAGGAGGGTTAATTAA
- the LOC140957302 gene encoding LOB domain-containing protein 15-like, producing the protein MSRERVEGFDETGKKLKTESNSSSVMGKRQMMLNTTTPCAACKLLRRRCAEECPFSPYFSPHEPQKFAAVHKVFGASNVSKMLMEVPESQRADAANCLVYEANVRLRDPVYGCMGAISALQQQVQNLQAQLNAIRAEIITYRYREAANNIINASNDHASVLAVSVAELPQAPPTPTLSPAAPTPQPPPSVVVSSSSSAPSMYTSPTNTASYNSISNNRVPYFD; encoded by the exons ATGTCCAGAGAAAG GGTGGAAGGGTTTGACGAGACTGGCAAGAAGTTGAAGACGGAGAGTAACAGTAGTTCGGTGATGGGAAAGAGACAGATGATGCTAAACACAACAACTCCATGCGCAGCTTGTAAGCTTTTGCGAAGAAGATGCGCCGAAGAATGCCCATTTTCGCCTTATTTTTCCCCGCATGAACCCCAGAAATTTGCTGCTGTTCACAAAGTCTTTGGAGCCAGTAACGTTTCCAAGATGCTCATG GAGGTGCCAGAGTCGCAAAGAGCCGATGCTGCGAACTGCTTAGTTTATGAAGCTAATGTGAGGCTTAGAGATCCGGTTTATGGATGCATGGGTGCGATTTCAGCATTGCAACAGCAGGTCCAAAATTTACAAGCTCAACTTAATGCCATCAGGGCTGAGATAATAACATACAGATATAGAGAAGCTGCAAATAACATCATTAATGCATCTAACGATCATGCCTCCGTGTTGGCTGTTTCCGTGGCTGAGCTGCCACAAGCTCCGCCAACTCCAACCCTTTCTCCAGCAGCTCCAACCCCACAGCCACCTCCGTCAGTAGTCGTTTCCTCGTCTTCTTCTGCTCCGTCTATGTACACCTCTCCTACTAACACTGCGAGCTACAACAGCATTTCCAACAATCGTGTACCTTACTTTGATTGA
- the LOC140957300 gene encoding CBL-interacting serine/threonine-protein kinase 10-like, with translation MDSKSGVLMQRYELGRLLGQGAFAKVYYARSYQTGQSVAIKVIDKEKVMRIGNAAQIIQEISIMRLVRHPNIIFLYEVLATKTKIYFVMEYAKGGELFNKVVKGKLQEDVARKYFQQLINAVDFCHSRAVYHRDLKPENILLDENENLKVSDFGLSALAESKRLDGLLHTTCGTPAYVSPEVINRKGYDGAKADVWSCGVILYVLLAGFLPFYDSNLMEMYRKIGKGKFRFPSWFQPEVRKLLTRILDPNPESRITIARIKENAWFRRGLSMKSRTYNAESSTTNSSDRNAMASFQHENGGALEGNPRLTNLNAFDIISLSDGFDVSRLFEEPCSKARFFSSKPASVIVSMLEEIAKRSKMKISKKDEGLFKFEATKEGRNGILWIEAEIFGVAPAFHMVEVRKTNGDTSEYHKLLDEVIRPRLQEIVCT, from the coding sequence ATGGATAGCAAGAGTGGGGTATTGATGCAAAGATACGAGTTAGGGAGATTGTTAGGTCAGGGTGCATTTGCAAAAGTTTATTATGCTAGGAGTTACCAGACTGGGCAAAGTGTTGCTATTAAAGTGATAGACAAGGAGAAGGTCATGAGAATCGGGAATGCTGCTCAAATTATACAGGAAATATCCATCATGAGATTGGTGAGACatccaaatattatttttctttatgaaGTTTTGGCTACAAAAACCAAGATTTATTTTGTGATGGAGTATGCTAAAGGTGGCGAGCTGTTCAACAAGGTGGTTAAGGGAAAATTACAGGAAGATGTTGCACGAAAATATTTTCAGCAGTTAATAAATGCAGTTGATTTCTGCCATAGCAGGGCTGTCTACCATCGGGATTTAAAACCTGAAAACATATTATTAGACGAGAACGAAAATCTGAAAGTTTCAGATTTTGGTTTGAGTGCCCTTGCTGAATCAAAACGCCTAGACGGGCTCCTTCATACCACGTGTGGAACTCCTGCCTATGTTTCTCCTGAAGTAATAAACAGGAAAGGTTATGATGGGGCCAAAGCTGATGTTTGGTCGTGTGGGGTGATTCTTTATGTTTTATTGGCCGGTTTTCTTCCGTTCTATGATTCTAATTTGATGGAGATGTACAGAAAAATTGGGAAAGGGAAATTCAGGTTCCCGAGTTGGTTTCAACCTGAAGTACGCAAGTTACTTACAAGAATACTGGATCCAAATCCGGAAAGTCGAATTACAATAGCAAGAATCAAGGAAAATGCTTGGTTTAGGCGAGGGTTAAGCATGAAATCAAGAACTTACAATGCAGAGAGTAGTACAACTAATTCATCAGATAGAAATGCCATGGCTTCATTTCAGCACGAAAATGGTGGTGCTTTGGAAGGAAATCCGAGGCTTACAAACCTAAATGCGTTTGACATAATATCATTATCAGATGGATTTGATGTTTCCAGATTGTTTGAGGAGCCTTGTTCAAAAGCCCGATTCTTTTCCTCGAAACCTGCATCTGTTATTGTCTCTATGCTGGAAGAAATTGCCAAACGTTCAAAGATGAAGATAAGTAAAAAGGACGAGGGATTGTTCAAGTTTGAGGCAACGAAGGAAGGTAGGAATGGAATTTTATGGATAGAAGCGGAGATATTTGGGGTCGCCCCAGCGTTTCATATGGTGGAAGTGAGGAAAACAAATGGAGATACCTCTGAATATCATAAGTTATTGGATGAAGTTATCAGACCTCGTCTGCAAGAAATTGTTTGTACTTGA
- the LOC140957301 gene encoding uncharacterized protein, with protein sequence MKKKKLRITTVIFCCGIEVNPFDQKTIDNCKERKCEMRRRKVTKETQQTLISSQESGEIDGVGKGKGGRFVACYLLTSLSPRFKGHTYIGFTVNPRRRIRQHNGEIGSGAWRTKKKRPWEMVLCIYGFPTNVAALQFEWAWQHPVESVAVRSAALESCYKLLLHKVQKPYIWLSNFASANANTELYMDELPCYNGSNTGVTDDLSSDDDCDLNDVLHESTQESIEAARKASDSPSILGGFEETFLRHISEKDDTSHEFTGCSKENWIGIKNLQHSREEDQRQSSPPNRVESSFVTSFCNIVSYSYVEDEQILPVSVEELDKKQSTTTFVACKDQLTIKKKVEVIAIFTPRLAI encoded by the exons atgaagaaaaaaaaactacgAATCACAACGGTCATTTTCTGCTGTGGAATTGAGGTTAATCCATTCGATCAGAAAACAATAGACAATTGTAAAGAAAGAAAGTGTGAGATGAGGAGAAGGAAAGTGACAAAGGAGACCCAACAAACCCTAATTTCATCTCAGGAGAGTGGCGAAATTGATGGAGTGGGAAAAGGAAAAGGGGGGAGATTCGTTGCATGTTATCTGCTGACGTCTCTCAGTCCCAGATTCAAAGGCCACACGTACATAGG ATTTACTGTGAATCCACGGCGGAGAATCAGGCAGCACAACGGTGAAATCGGGAGCGGTGCTTGGCGTACCAAGAAGAAACGCCCCTGGGAGATGGTGCTGTGCATCTATGGCTTCCCTACAAATGTTGCTGCTCTTCAG TTTGAATGGGCATGGCAACATCCAGTGGAATCTGTAGCCGTACGATCAGCTGCT CTTGAATCTTGCTATAAACTTCTTCTCCACAAAGTACAGAAACCATACATCTGGTTGTCCAACTTTGCCTCAGCAAATGCGAACACAGAATTGTACATGGATGAGTTGCCCTGTTACAATGGGAGCAATACAGGGGTGACTGATGATTTGAGTTCCGACGACGACTGTGATTTAAATGACGTTTTGCACGAATCAACACAAGAATCTATAGAAGCAGCAAGAAAAGCAAGTGATTCTCCAAGCATTCTTGGTGGTTTCGAAGAAACTTTTCTAAGACATATCAGTGAAAAAGATGATACAAGCCATGAGTTTACTGGTTGTTCAAAGGAAAATTGGATAGGGATAAAGAACTTACAGCATAGCAGAGAAGAAGATCAAAGGCAGTCATCACCTCCTAATCGAGTAGAATCTTCATTTGTCACCAGCTTCTGTAATATTGTCAGTTACAGTTATGTTGAAGACGAGCAAATACTACCTGTATCAGTGGAAGAGTTGGACAAGAAACAGTCGACAACAACCTTTGTTGCTTGTAAAGATCAACTCACAATCAAGAAGAAAGTCGAGGTTATAGCTATTTTTACACCCCGCCTTGCCATATGA
- the LOC140957176 gene encoding uncharacterized protein, translating to MCPLRIILIFLSATLAGFLVLRGLKSPPDQTDDVVASSAEEEIASKNTVSPSSRFCTVVGKGFWTCVDMASGRYLWRNLVSSSSPSEGKLRAD from the exons ATGTGTCCCCTCAGAATTATTCTCATCTTCCTCTCCGCCACCCTGGCCGGATTCCTCGTACTCCGAGGCCTCAAATCGCCGCCAGATCAAACTGACGACGTCGTTGCTTCCTCTGCCGAAGAAGAAATTGCCTCCAAGAACACCGTTTCCCCTTCTTCCAGG TTCTGTACGGTCGTAGGGAAGGGGTTTTGGACTTGTGTGGATATGGCAAGCGGCAGATATCTGTGGAGGAATTTAGTTTCTTCATCTTCTCCATCAGAAGGAAAGCTTCGTGCTGATTAA